A window of Thermosynechococcus sp. NK55a contains these coding sequences:
- a CDS encoding chlorophyll a/b-binding protein encodes MSEPTPDDLTPQFGWSRYAELINGRFAMIGFIALLVLEWVTGQDFFTWLGLR; translated from the coding sequence ATGAGTGAACCGACGCCCGATGATTTGACCCCCCAATTTGGCTGGTCGCGCTATGCAGAGCTGATCAATGGCCGCTTTGCGATGATTGGCTTTATCGCCCTGCTCGTGCTCGAGTGGGTGACTGGTCAAGATTTCTTTACGTGGCTGGGCTTGCGATAG
- a CDS encoding ABC transporter ATP-binding protein: MTATLRLEGVTRRFAPGVEIGPLSLTVPAGEFWVIVGPSGCGKSTLLRLIAGLEQPTSGDIYIGETCVNGRSGRDRDVAMVFQNYALYPHMTVAENLGFGLKMRGVDPTTRQQRVLQVAKLLGIESLLQRKPRQLSGGQQQRVALGRALARSPQVFLLDEPLSNLDAQLREQTRAELKQLHQQLGITTLYVTHDQVEAMTLGDRIVVLDRGQIQQIGTPAELYGRPANTMVARFFGTPPMNLLPARWDGRRLWIAQQSLSCPHTPHWPLNNEQSLTIGIRPEHLHLGEQGLGAIATLVEPLGREAIVRCRLMDSAQELLWLAPSHQIPQRGDPLQLQVSHLYLFDSTTGAALNSKAS, from the coding sequence GTGACGGCAACACTGCGCCTAGAGGGAGTCACGCGACGATTTGCGCCGGGGGTGGAGATCGGCCCCCTATCTTTAACGGTACCGGCAGGGGAGTTTTGGGTGATTGTTGGGCCTTCTGGTTGTGGTAAATCCACCCTATTGCGGCTCATTGCCGGCTTGGAGCAACCCACTAGCGGCGACATCTATATTGGGGAGACCTGTGTCAATGGCCGCAGTGGGCGCGATCGCGATGTGGCCATGGTCTTTCAGAACTATGCCCTCTATCCCCACATGACCGTGGCCGAAAACCTTGGCTTTGGTCTGAAAATGCGCGGTGTTGATCCGACAACACGGCAGCAGCGAGTACTGCAAGTGGCAAAGCTACTGGGGATCGAGTCCCTGTTGCAGCGTAAACCACGTCAACTTTCTGGTGGTCAGCAGCAGCGGGTGGCCCTAGGACGAGCCTTGGCGCGATCGCCCCAAGTGTTTTTGCTCGATGAACCCCTCTCTAACCTCGATGCTCAATTGCGGGAGCAAACCCGTGCTGAACTGAAACAATTGCATCAACAACTGGGCATTACCACCCTCTACGTCACCCACGATCAGGTGGAGGCCATGACCCTTGGCGATCGCATCGTGGTGCTGGACCGCGGCCAAATTCAGCAAATTGGCACCCCTGCTGAGCTCTATGGCAGACCGGCTAATACAATGGTGGCGCGATTTTTTGGCACGCCACCGATGAATTTACTGCCCGCTCGCTGGGATGGCCGCCGTCTTTGGATCGCGCAGCAGTCCTTGTCCTGTCCCCATACCCCCCATTGGCCGCTGAACAATGAACAGAGCCTCACCATAGGCATTCGCCCAGAGCATTTGCATCTCGGCGAGCAGGGTTTGGGGGCGATCGCCACCCTCGTTGAACCCCTAGGCCGCGAAGCCATTGTCCGCTGTCGCCTCATGGATAGTGCTCAGGAACTGCTGTGGCTAGCCCCCAGTCACCAAATCCCTCAAAGGGGTGACCCTCTCCAGTTGCAGGTCAGCCATCTTTATCTGTTTGATTCCACGACCGGGGCGGCTCTCAATTCTAAGGCTTCCTGA
- the sds gene encoding solanesyl diphosphate synthase, translating into MTSVTSLFSPVEADLCVLTENLKALIGAQHAVLSAAAEHLFAASGKRIRPAIVFLVSRATLPDQGITPRHCRLAEITEMIHTASLFHDDVVDQAQLRRGVPTVNSVFGNRVAIQAGDFLFAQASWYLADLDNLQVVKLLSQVIKDFAEGEIRQGFNRFDTSITLDDYLLKTYYKTASLIANSAKAAAVLSEAPPETIEAMYTYGKNLGLAFQIVDDILDFTRSTAELGKPAGSDLRDGNLTAPVLFALPKAPYLHTLIEREFSEEGDLETALNLVRQSGAIEDARNLAKEYAQAALPALEVLPPSEPRQALSQLTDYVLERLY; encoded by the coding sequence ATGACTTCGGTAACCTCTCTTTTTTCACCTGTCGAAGCGGATCTCTGTGTACTCACGGAGAACCTGAAGGCACTAATTGGAGCCCAACACGCCGTACTCTCTGCTGCCGCCGAACATCTTTTTGCCGCCAGTGGCAAGCGCATCCGACCTGCCATTGTCTTTTTGGTGTCGCGAGCCACACTCCCCGATCAGGGGATTACCCCCCGGCACTGCCGCTTGGCAGAAATTACGGAAATGATTCATACTGCCAGTCTCTTTCACGATGATGTGGTGGATCAAGCGCAACTGCGGCGCGGTGTGCCCACGGTCAACAGCGTCTTTGGCAATCGGGTGGCCATTCAAGCCGGAGACTTTCTCTTTGCCCAAGCCTCTTGGTACCTAGCGGATTTGGATAACCTGCAAGTGGTGAAGCTCCTCTCCCAAGTCATCAAGGACTTTGCTGAAGGGGAAATTCGCCAAGGCTTTAACCGCTTTGACACCAGCATTACCCTAGATGACTATCTGCTGAAAACCTACTACAAGACAGCCTCCCTCATTGCCAACAGTGCCAAGGCCGCCGCGGTTCTCAGTGAAGCGCCCCCAGAAACCATCGAAGCCATGTACACCTACGGCAAAAATTTGGGCTTGGCCTTTCAAATCGTGGATGACATCCTCGACTTCACCCGCTCAACGGCAGAACTAGGGAAACCTGCGGGCTCGGATCTGCGGGATGGCAACCTAACGGCGCCTGTCCTTTTTGCCCTACCCAAAGCCCCCTACCTGCACACCCTCATCGAGCGCGAGTTTAGTGAAGAAGGTGATCTGGAAACCGCCCTCAACCTTGTGCGCCAAAGTGGTGCGATTGAAGATGCCCGCAATTTAGCCAAGGAATATGCCCAAGCGGCTCTACCGGCGCTTGAAGTGCTTCCGCCGTCGGAACCCCGTCAGGCCCTTAGCCAATTGACGGATTATGTCCTTGAACGGCTCTACTAA